One segment of Phalacrocorax carbo chromosome 24, bPhaCar2.1, whole genome shotgun sequence DNA contains the following:
- the LOC135317034 gene encoding actin filament-associated protein 1-like isoform X4 gives MARQRDLDKLLSDLRSFLLILDRESLSAAARAKKKSVADLLSRLQSPPSEDAEYMIMRCLSPSPGTPQGRASPGTRTVDATGGRGCEYRPASTLSRHGGSKVPGVSPSPPADDSYEDAEPLGPGRCTGSGGADSDSSHYESYGEDEDGVTDRAHYLRRPLAAGPDAEPPGHPEAQLCGFLWRKRWLGQWAKQLFIIREHVLLCFRCAADPQPVLELDLRGCHVAYKAKRGKKMPHILKVTGTAGEALVIGFQSRQQAEDWRKVIEEVSSDAPIGLAAISVPASPSSRLGRETGLSGSQAVRSQLGKEEEEDCSRQSPARSPRPGEDAKGGFLAVRLRGRWQRLWCAVRQGALRMFPEPGGAQRPVCALRLESCEVSPGVAAGSPQRLRIRIAQRGRELALLQTCSDEEREAWLKTLRARGRGDLASDSPRTETPRLGDASGCPAAGGLLLRRVSTPNTYMDDPFGQLPPAEAPKHLYSNMERLQQLQQSLDRAVQGQRKRPVSALPTGACSNTPGSTLPSQAASAAALQGRAASPQRVKVSPKLWSRDLSQSQCTLTLPERKGARDGLDILIGKRAFPKLEEKVGQLERACRMKGRLKAGSEMNLLAIGKSLKGHIAATASSAGSEQGSFLTPLLKRTASAKSALKPSPSPVIIEKGKVLQKRKEWEMKSAM, from the exons acctggacaagctgctGTCGGACCTGCGGTCCTTCCTGCTCATCCTGGACCGGGAAAGCCTCAGCGCCGCAGCTCGGGCCAAGAAGAAGTCGGTGGCCGATCTCCTCTCCCGGCTGCAGAGCCCCCCGT CAGAGGATGCAGAGTACATGATCATGCGctgcctctccccttccccgggGACCCCGCAGGGCCGGGCCAGCCCGG GAACCAGGACAGTGGATGCAACAGGAGGAAGAGGCTGCGAGTACCGACCAGCCAGCACCCTGAGCCGGCATGGAGGG aGCAAGGTGCCGGGTGTCTCGCCATCCCCACCAGCTGACGACTCCTATGAAGATGCCGAACCCCTTGGCCCTGGCAGATGCACTGGCTCTG GTGGTGCCGACAGCGACAGCAGCCACTACGAGTCATACggggaggatgaggatggtGTGACGGACCGTGCCCACTACCTGCGGCGGCCACTGGCCGCTGGCCCCGATGCTGAACCCCCTGGTCACCCCGAGGCGCAGCTCTGCGGCTTCCTCTGGAGGAAGCGCTGGCTGGGACAGTGGGCGAAGCAGCTCTTCATCATCCGGGAGCACGTGCTGCTG TGCTTCAGGTGTGCCGCAGACCCGCAGCCGGTGCTGGAGCTGGACCTGCGGGGCTGCCACGTCGCCTACAAAGCCAAGCGTGGCAAGAAGATGCCGCACATCCTGAAGGTGACGGGGACAGCGGGCGAGGCGCTGGTCATTGGCTTCCAGAGCCGGCAGCAggctgaggactggaggaag GTGATCGAAGAGGTCAGCAGCGATGCCCCGATCGGGCTGGCAGCCATCAGTGTCCCAGCATCACCCTCCTCAAGGCTCGGCAGG GAGACTGGGCTCTCTGGATCTCAGGCTGTCAGGTCCCAGCTcggcaaggaggaggaagaagattGCTCCCGGCAGAGCCcagcccgcagcccccggcccggAGAGGACGCTAAAGGAG GTTTCCTGGCGGTGCGGCTGCGCGGGCGGTGGCAGCGGCTGTGGTGCGCGGTGCGGCAGGGAGCCCTGCGCATGTTCCCCGAGCCCGGCGGTGCCCAGCGCCCCGTCTGCGCCCTGCGGCTGGAGAGCTGCGAGGTTTCCCCGGGGGTGGCCGCCGGCTCTCCCCAACGCCTCCGCATCCGCATCGCCCAGCGGGGCCGGGAGCTCGCCCTGCTGCAG ACCTGTTCAGATGAGGAAAGGGAAGCCTGGCTGAAGACCCTGCGGGCCAGGGGAAGAGGGGACCTGGCCAGTGACAGCCCCCGCACCGAGACCCCCAGGCTGGGcgatgccagcggctgccctgctgcagg CGGGCTGCTGCTGCGCCGTGTCTCGACCCCCAACACCTACATGGACGACCCCTTTGGGCAGCTCCCACCTGCTGAGGCCCCCAAGCATCTCTACTCCAATATGGAgcggctgcagcagctg cagcagagcttgGACCGAGCAGTGCAAGGGCAGCGCAAGAGACCCGTGTCTGCGCTGCCCACCGGTGCCTGCAGCAACACCCCGGGCAGCACCCTGCCCTCGCAGGCAG catcagcagcagctctccagggcagggctgccagcccgCAGCGGGTGAAGGTGAGCCCCAAGCTCTGGAGCAGGGATCTCTCCCAGTCCCAGTGCACCCTGACACTGCCTGAGAGGAAAGGGGCTCGGGACGGGCTGGATATCCTCATAG GGAAGAGAGCCTTCCCCaagctggaggagaaggtggggcagctgGAGAGGGCCTGCCGCATGAAGGGCAGGCTGAAAGCTGGCTCCGAGATGAACCTGCTGGCCATCGGCAAGTCACTGAAGGGCCACATCGCTGCCACCGCCAGCTCGGCTGGCTccgag CAGGGCTCATTCCTCACACCGCTGTTGAAGCGTACAGCGTCGGCAAAGAGCGCCCTGAAGCCATCTCCCTCCCCAGTCATCATTGAGAAGGGAAAagtgctgcagaagagaaag GAGTGGGAGATGAAGTCTGCGATGTGA
- the LOC135317034 gene encoding actin filament-associated protein 1-like isoform X5 yields the protein MARQRDLDKLLSDLRSFLLILDRESLSAAARAKKKSVADLLSRLQSPPSEDAEYMIMRCLSPSPGTPQGRASPVPLFPPGTRTVDATGGRGCEYRPASTLSRHGGSKVPGVSPSPPADDSYEDAEPLGPGRCTGSGGADSDSSHYESYGEDEDGVTDRAHYLRRPLAAGPDAEPPGHPEAQLCGFLWRKRWLGQWAKQLFIIREHVLLCFRCAADPQPVLELDLRGCHVAYKAKRGKKMPHILKVTGTAGEALVIGFQSRQQAEDWRKVIEEVSSDAPIGLAAISVPASPSSRLGRAVRSQLGKEEEEDCSRQSPARSPRPGEDAKGGFLAVRLRGRWQRLWCAVRQGALRMFPEPGGAQRPVCALRLESCEVSPGVAAGSPQRLRIRIAQRGRELALLQTCSDEEREAWLKTLRARGRGDLASDSPRTETPRLGDASGCPAAGGLLLRRVSTPNTYMDDPFGQLPPAEAPKHLYSNMERLQQLQQSLDRAVQGQRKRPVSALPTGACSNTPGSTLPSQAASAAALQGRAASPQRVKVSPKLWSRDLSQSQCTLTLPERKGARDGLDILIGKRAFPKLEEKVGQLERACRMKGRLKAGSEMNLLAIGKSLKGHIAATASSAGSEQGSFLTPLLKRTASAKSALKPSPSPVIIEKGKVLQKRKEWEMKSAM from the exons acctggacaagctgctGTCGGACCTGCGGTCCTTCCTGCTCATCCTGGACCGGGAAAGCCTCAGCGCCGCAGCTCGGGCCAAGAAGAAGTCGGTGGCCGATCTCCTCTCCCGGCTGCAGAGCCCCCCGT CAGAGGATGCAGAGTACATGATCATGCGctgcctctccccttccccgggGACCCCGCAGGGCCGGGCCAGCCCGG TCCCGCTTTTCCCCCCAGGAACCAGGACAGTGGATGCAACAGGAGGAAGAGGCTGCGAGTACCGACCAGCCAGCACCCTGAGCCGGCATGGAGGG aGCAAGGTGCCGGGTGTCTCGCCATCCCCACCAGCTGACGACTCCTATGAAGATGCCGAACCCCTTGGCCCTGGCAGATGCACTGGCTCTG GTGGTGCCGACAGCGACAGCAGCCACTACGAGTCATACggggaggatgaggatggtGTGACGGACCGTGCCCACTACCTGCGGCGGCCACTGGCCGCTGGCCCCGATGCTGAACCCCCTGGTCACCCCGAGGCGCAGCTCTGCGGCTTCCTCTGGAGGAAGCGCTGGCTGGGACAGTGGGCGAAGCAGCTCTTCATCATCCGGGAGCACGTGCTGCTG TGCTTCAGGTGTGCCGCAGACCCGCAGCCGGTGCTGGAGCTGGACCTGCGGGGCTGCCACGTCGCCTACAAAGCCAAGCGTGGCAAGAAGATGCCGCACATCCTGAAGGTGACGGGGACAGCGGGCGAGGCGCTGGTCATTGGCTTCCAGAGCCGGCAGCAggctgaggactggaggaag GTGATCGAAGAGGTCAGCAGCGATGCCCCGATCGGGCTGGCAGCCATCAGTGTCCCAGCATCACCCTCCTCAAGGCTCGGCAGG GCTGTCAGGTCCCAGCTcggcaaggaggaggaagaagattGCTCCCGGCAGAGCCcagcccgcagcccccggcccggAGAGGACGCTAAAGGAG GTTTCCTGGCGGTGCGGCTGCGCGGGCGGTGGCAGCGGCTGTGGTGCGCGGTGCGGCAGGGAGCCCTGCGCATGTTCCCCGAGCCCGGCGGTGCCCAGCGCCCCGTCTGCGCCCTGCGGCTGGAGAGCTGCGAGGTTTCCCCGGGGGTGGCCGCCGGCTCTCCCCAACGCCTCCGCATCCGCATCGCCCAGCGGGGCCGGGAGCTCGCCCTGCTGCAG ACCTGTTCAGATGAGGAAAGGGAAGCCTGGCTGAAGACCCTGCGGGCCAGGGGAAGAGGGGACCTGGCCAGTGACAGCCCCCGCACCGAGACCCCCAGGCTGGGcgatgccagcggctgccctgctgcagg CGGGCTGCTGCTGCGCCGTGTCTCGACCCCCAACACCTACATGGACGACCCCTTTGGGCAGCTCCCACCTGCTGAGGCCCCCAAGCATCTCTACTCCAATATGGAgcggctgcagcagctg cagcagagcttgGACCGAGCAGTGCAAGGGCAGCGCAAGAGACCCGTGTCTGCGCTGCCCACCGGTGCCTGCAGCAACACCCCGGGCAGCACCCTGCCCTCGCAGGCAG catcagcagcagctctccagggcagggctgccagcccgCAGCGGGTGAAGGTGAGCCCCAAGCTCTGGAGCAGGGATCTCTCCCAGTCCCAGTGCACCCTGACACTGCCTGAGAGGAAAGGGGCTCGGGACGGGCTGGATATCCTCATAG GGAAGAGAGCCTTCCCCaagctggaggagaaggtggggcagctgGAGAGGGCCTGCCGCATGAAGGGCAGGCTGAAAGCTGGCTCCGAGATGAACCTGCTGGCCATCGGCAAGTCACTGAAGGGCCACATCGCTGCCACCGCCAGCTCGGCTGGCTccgag CAGGGCTCATTCCTCACACCGCTGTTGAAGCGTACAGCGTCGGCAAAGAGCGCCCTGAAGCCATCTCCCTCCCCAGTCATCATTGAGAAGGGAAAagtgctgcagaagagaaag GAGTGGGAGATGAAGTCTGCGATGTGA
- the LOC135317034 gene encoding actin filament-associated protein 1-like isoform X1 codes for MARQRDLDKLLSDLRSFLLILDRESLSAAARAKKKSVADLLSRLQSPPSEDAEYMIMRCLSPSPGTPQGRASPVPLFPPGTRTVDATGGRGCEYRPASTLSRHGGSKVPGVSPSPPADDSYEDAEPLGPGRCTGSGGADSDSSHYESYGEDEDGVTDRAHYLRRPLAAGPDAEPPGHPEAQLCGFLWRKRWLGQWAKQLFIIREHVLLCFRCAADPQPVLELDLRGCHVAYKAKRGKKMPHILKVTGTAGEALVIGFQSRQQAEDWRKVIEEVSSDAPIGLAAISVPASPSSRLGRETGLSGSQAVRSQLGKEEEEDCSRQSPARSPRPGEDAKGGFLAVRLRGRWQRLWCAVRQGALRMFPEPGGAQRPVCALRLESCEVSPGVAAGSPQRLRIRIAQRGRELALLQTCSDEEREAWLKTLRARGRGDLASDSPRTETPRLGDASGCPAAGGLLLRRVSTPNTYMDDPFGQLPPAEAPKHLYSNMERLQQLQQSLDRAVQGQRKRPVSALPTGACSNTPGSTLPSQAASAAALQGRAASPQRVKVSPKLWSRDLSQSQCTLTLPERKGARDGLDILIGKRAFPKLEEKVGQLERACRMKGRLKAGSEMNLLAIGKSLKGHIAATASSAGSEQGSFLTPLLKRTASAKSALKPSPSPVIIEKGKVLQKRKEWEMKSAM; via the exons acctggacaagctgctGTCGGACCTGCGGTCCTTCCTGCTCATCCTGGACCGGGAAAGCCTCAGCGCCGCAGCTCGGGCCAAGAAGAAGTCGGTGGCCGATCTCCTCTCCCGGCTGCAGAGCCCCCCGT CAGAGGATGCAGAGTACATGATCATGCGctgcctctccccttccccgggGACCCCGCAGGGCCGGGCCAGCCCGG TCCCGCTTTTCCCCCCAGGAACCAGGACAGTGGATGCAACAGGAGGAAGAGGCTGCGAGTACCGACCAGCCAGCACCCTGAGCCGGCATGGAGGG aGCAAGGTGCCGGGTGTCTCGCCATCCCCACCAGCTGACGACTCCTATGAAGATGCCGAACCCCTTGGCCCTGGCAGATGCACTGGCTCTG GTGGTGCCGACAGCGACAGCAGCCACTACGAGTCATACggggaggatgaggatggtGTGACGGACCGTGCCCACTACCTGCGGCGGCCACTGGCCGCTGGCCCCGATGCTGAACCCCCTGGTCACCCCGAGGCGCAGCTCTGCGGCTTCCTCTGGAGGAAGCGCTGGCTGGGACAGTGGGCGAAGCAGCTCTTCATCATCCGGGAGCACGTGCTGCTG TGCTTCAGGTGTGCCGCAGACCCGCAGCCGGTGCTGGAGCTGGACCTGCGGGGCTGCCACGTCGCCTACAAAGCCAAGCGTGGCAAGAAGATGCCGCACATCCTGAAGGTGACGGGGACAGCGGGCGAGGCGCTGGTCATTGGCTTCCAGAGCCGGCAGCAggctgaggactggaggaag GTGATCGAAGAGGTCAGCAGCGATGCCCCGATCGGGCTGGCAGCCATCAGTGTCCCAGCATCACCCTCCTCAAGGCTCGGCAGG GAGACTGGGCTCTCTGGATCTCAGGCTGTCAGGTCCCAGCTcggcaaggaggaggaagaagattGCTCCCGGCAGAGCCcagcccgcagcccccggcccggAGAGGACGCTAAAGGAG GTTTCCTGGCGGTGCGGCTGCGCGGGCGGTGGCAGCGGCTGTGGTGCGCGGTGCGGCAGGGAGCCCTGCGCATGTTCCCCGAGCCCGGCGGTGCCCAGCGCCCCGTCTGCGCCCTGCGGCTGGAGAGCTGCGAGGTTTCCCCGGGGGTGGCCGCCGGCTCTCCCCAACGCCTCCGCATCCGCATCGCCCAGCGGGGCCGGGAGCTCGCCCTGCTGCAG ACCTGTTCAGATGAGGAAAGGGAAGCCTGGCTGAAGACCCTGCGGGCCAGGGGAAGAGGGGACCTGGCCAGTGACAGCCCCCGCACCGAGACCCCCAGGCTGGGcgatgccagcggctgccctgctgcagg CGGGCTGCTGCTGCGCCGTGTCTCGACCCCCAACACCTACATGGACGACCCCTTTGGGCAGCTCCCACCTGCTGAGGCCCCCAAGCATCTCTACTCCAATATGGAgcggctgcagcagctg cagcagagcttgGACCGAGCAGTGCAAGGGCAGCGCAAGAGACCCGTGTCTGCGCTGCCCACCGGTGCCTGCAGCAACACCCCGGGCAGCACCCTGCCCTCGCAGGCAG catcagcagcagctctccagggcagggctgccagcccgCAGCGGGTGAAGGTGAGCCCCAAGCTCTGGAGCAGGGATCTCTCCCAGTCCCAGTGCACCCTGACACTGCCTGAGAGGAAAGGGGCTCGGGACGGGCTGGATATCCTCATAG GGAAGAGAGCCTTCCCCaagctggaggagaaggtggggcagctgGAGAGGGCCTGCCGCATGAAGGGCAGGCTGAAAGCTGGCTCCGAGATGAACCTGCTGGCCATCGGCAAGTCACTGAAGGGCCACATCGCTGCCACCGCCAGCTCGGCTGGCTccgag CAGGGCTCATTCCTCACACCGCTGTTGAAGCGTACAGCGTCGGCAAAGAGCGCCCTGAAGCCATCTCCCTCCCCAGTCATCATTGAGAAGGGAAAagtgctgcagaagagaaag GAGTGGGAGATGAAGTCTGCGATGTGA
- the LOC135317034 gene encoding actin filament-associated protein 1-like isoform X3 → MARQRDLDKLLSDLRSFLLILDRESLSAAARAKKKSVADLLSRLQSPPSEDAEYMIMRCLSPSPGTPQGRASPVPLFPPGTRTVDATGGRGCEYRPASTLSRHGGSKVPGVSPSPPADDSYEDAEPLGPGRCTGSGGADSDSSHYESYGEDEDGVTDRAHYLRRPLAAGPDAEPPGHPEAQLCGFLWRKRWLGQWAKQLFIIREHVLLCFRCAADPQPVLELDLRGCHVAYKAKRGKKMPHILKVTGTAGEALVIGFQSRQQAEDWRKVIEEVSSDAPIGLAAISVPASPSSRLGRETGLSGSQAVRSQLGKEEEEDCSRQSPARSPRPGEDAKGGFLAVRLRGRWQRLWCAVRQGALRMFPEPGGAQRPVCALRLESCEVSPGVAAGSPQRLRIRIAQRGRELALLQTCSDEEREAWLKTLRARGRGDLASDSPRTETPRLGDASGCPAAGGLLLRRVSTPNTYMDDPFGQLPPAEAPKHLYSNMERLQQLQSLDRAVQGQRKRPVSALPTGACSNTPGSTLPSQAASAAALQGRAASPQRVKVSPKLWSRDLSQSQCTLTLPERKGARDGLDILIGKRAFPKLEEKVGQLERACRMKGRLKAGSEMNLLAIGKSLKGHIAATASSAGSEQGSFLTPLLKRTASAKSALKPSPSPVIIEKGKVLQKRKEWEMKSAM, encoded by the exons acctggacaagctgctGTCGGACCTGCGGTCCTTCCTGCTCATCCTGGACCGGGAAAGCCTCAGCGCCGCAGCTCGGGCCAAGAAGAAGTCGGTGGCCGATCTCCTCTCCCGGCTGCAGAGCCCCCCGT CAGAGGATGCAGAGTACATGATCATGCGctgcctctccccttccccgggGACCCCGCAGGGCCGGGCCAGCCCGG TCCCGCTTTTCCCCCCAGGAACCAGGACAGTGGATGCAACAGGAGGAAGAGGCTGCGAGTACCGACCAGCCAGCACCCTGAGCCGGCATGGAGGG aGCAAGGTGCCGGGTGTCTCGCCATCCCCACCAGCTGACGACTCCTATGAAGATGCCGAACCCCTTGGCCCTGGCAGATGCACTGGCTCTG GTGGTGCCGACAGCGACAGCAGCCACTACGAGTCATACggggaggatgaggatggtGTGACGGACCGTGCCCACTACCTGCGGCGGCCACTGGCCGCTGGCCCCGATGCTGAACCCCCTGGTCACCCCGAGGCGCAGCTCTGCGGCTTCCTCTGGAGGAAGCGCTGGCTGGGACAGTGGGCGAAGCAGCTCTTCATCATCCGGGAGCACGTGCTGCTG TGCTTCAGGTGTGCCGCAGACCCGCAGCCGGTGCTGGAGCTGGACCTGCGGGGCTGCCACGTCGCCTACAAAGCCAAGCGTGGCAAGAAGATGCCGCACATCCTGAAGGTGACGGGGACAGCGGGCGAGGCGCTGGTCATTGGCTTCCAGAGCCGGCAGCAggctgaggactggaggaag GTGATCGAAGAGGTCAGCAGCGATGCCCCGATCGGGCTGGCAGCCATCAGTGTCCCAGCATCACCCTCCTCAAGGCTCGGCAGG GAGACTGGGCTCTCTGGATCTCAGGCTGTCAGGTCCCAGCTcggcaaggaggaggaagaagattGCTCCCGGCAGAGCCcagcccgcagcccccggcccggAGAGGACGCTAAAGGAG GTTTCCTGGCGGTGCGGCTGCGCGGGCGGTGGCAGCGGCTGTGGTGCGCGGTGCGGCAGGGAGCCCTGCGCATGTTCCCCGAGCCCGGCGGTGCCCAGCGCCCCGTCTGCGCCCTGCGGCTGGAGAGCTGCGAGGTTTCCCCGGGGGTGGCCGCCGGCTCTCCCCAACGCCTCCGCATCCGCATCGCCCAGCGGGGCCGGGAGCTCGCCCTGCTGCAG ACCTGTTCAGATGAGGAAAGGGAAGCCTGGCTGAAGACCCTGCGGGCCAGGGGAAGAGGGGACCTGGCCAGTGACAGCCCCCGCACCGAGACCCCCAGGCTGGGcgatgccagcggctgccctgctgcagg CGGGCTGCTGCTGCGCCGTGTCTCGACCCCCAACACCTACATGGACGACCCCTTTGGGCAGCTCCCACCTGCTGAGGCCCCCAAGCATCTCTACTCCAATATGGAgcggctgcagcagctg cagagcttgGACCGAGCAGTGCAAGGGCAGCGCAAGAGACCCGTGTCTGCGCTGCCCACCGGTGCCTGCAGCAACACCCCGGGCAGCACCCTGCCCTCGCAGGCAG catcagcagcagctctccagggcagggctgccagcccgCAGCGGGTGAAGGTGAGCCCCAAGCTCTGGAGCAGGGATCTCTCCCAGTCCCAGTGCACCCTGACACTGCCTGAGAGGAAAGGGGCTCGGGACGGGCTGGATATCCTCATAG GGAAGAGAGCCTTCCCCaagctggaggagaaggtggggcagctgGAGAGGGCCTGCCGCATGAAGGGCAGGCTGAAAGCTGGCTCCGAGATGAACCTGCTGGCCATCGGCAAGTCACTGAAGGGCCACATCGCTGCCACCGCCAGCTCGGCTGGCTccgag CAGGGCTCATTCCTCACACCGCTGTTGAAGCGTACAGCGTCGGCAAAGAGCGCCCTGAAGCCATCTCCCTCCCCAGTCATCATTGAGAAGGGAAAagtgctgcagaagagaaag GAGTGGGAGATGAAGTCTGCGATGTGA
- the LOC135317034 gene encoding actin filament-associated protein 1-like isoform X6 codes for MIMRCLSPSPGTPQGRASPGTRTVDATGGRGCEYRPASTLSRHGGSKVPGVSPSPPADDSYEDAEPLGPGRCTGSGGADSDSSHYESYGEDEDGVTDRAHYLRRPLAAGPDAEPPGHPEAQLCGFLWRKRWLGQWAKQLFIIREHVLLCFRCAADPQPVLELDLRGCHVAYKAKRGKKMPHILKVTGTAGEALVIGFQSRQQAEDWRKVIEEVSSDAPIGLAAISVPASPSSRLGRETGLSGSQAVRSQLGKEEEEDCSRQSPARSPRPGEDAKGGFLAVRLRGRWQRLWCAVRQGALRMFPEPGGAQRPVCALRLESCEVSPGVAAGSPQRLRIRIAQRGRELALLQTCSDEEREAWLKTLRARGRGDLASDSPRTETPRLGDASGCPAAGGLLLRRVSTPNTYMDDPFGQLPPAEAPKHLYSNMERLQQLQQSLDRAVQGQRKRPVSALPTGACSNTPGSTLPSQAASAAALQGRAASPQRVKVSPKLWSRDLSQSQCTLTLPERKGARDGLDILIGKRAFPKLEEKVGQLERACRMKGRLKAGSEMNLLAIGKSLKGHIAATASSAGSEQGSFLTPLLKRTASAKSALKPSPSPVIIEKGKVLQKRKEWEMKSAM; via the exons ATGATCATGCGctgcctctccccttccccgggGACCCCGCAGGGCCGGGCCAGCCCGG GAACCAGGACAGTGGATGCAACAGGAGGAAGAGGCTGCGAGTACCGACCAGCCAGCACCCTGAGCCGGCATGGAGGG aGCAAGGTGCCGGGTGTCTCGCCATCCCCACCAGCTGACGACTCCTATGAAGATGCCGAACCCCTTGGCCCTGGCAGATGCACTGGCTCTG GTGGTGCCGACAGCGACAGCAGCCACTACGAGTCATACggggaggatgaggatggtGTGACGGACCGTGCCCACTACCTGCGGCGGCCACTGGCCGCTGGCCCCGATGCTGAACCCCCTGGTCACCCCGAGGCGCAGCTCTGCGGCTTCCTCTGGAGGAAGCGCTGGCTGGGACAGTGGGCGAAGCAGCTCTTCATCATCCGGGAGCACGTGCTGCTG TGCTTCAGGTGTGCCGCAGACCCGCAGCCGGTGCTGGAGCTGGACCTGCGGGGCTGCCACGTCGCCTACAAAGCCAAGCGTGGCAAGAAGATGCCGCACATCCTGAAGGTGACGGGGACAGCGGGCGAGGCGCTGGTCATTGGCTTCCAGAGCCGGCAGCAggctgaggactggaggaag GTGATCGAAGAGGTCAGCAGCGATGCCCCGATCGGGCTGGCAGCCATCAGTGTCCCAGCATCACCCTCCTCAAGGCTCGGCAGG GAGACTGGGCTCTCTGGATCTCAGGCTGTCAGGTCCCAGCTcggcaaggaggaggaagaagattGCTCCCGGCAGAGCCcagcccgcagcccccggcccggAGAGGACGCTAAAGGAG GTTTCCTGGCGGTGCGGCTGCGCGGGCGGTGGCAGCGGCTGTGGTGCGCGGTGCGGCAGGGAGCCCTGCGCATGTTCCCCGAGCCCGGCGGTGCCCAGCGCCCCGTCTGCGCCCTGCGGCTGGAGAGCTGCGAGGTTTCCCCGGGGGTGGCCGCCGGCTCTCCCCAACGCCTCCGCATCCGCATCGCCCAGCGGGGCCGGGAGCTCGCCCTGCTGCAG ACCTGTTCAGATGAGGAAAGGGAAGCCTGGCTGAAGACCCTGCGGGCCAGGGGAAGAGGGGACCTGGCCAGTGACAGCCCCCGCACCGAGACCCCCAGGCTGGGcgatgccagcggctgccctgctgcagg CGGGCTGCTGCTGCGCCGTGTCTCGACCCCCAACACCTACATGGACGACCCCTTTGGGCAGCTCCCACCTGCTGAGGCCCCCAAGCATCTCTACTCCAATATGGAgcggctgcagcagctg cagcagagcttgGACCGAGCAGTGCAAGGGCAGCGCAAGAGACCCGTGTCTGCGCTGCCCACCGGTGCCTGCAGCAACACCCCGGGCAGCACCCTGCCCTCGCAGGCAG catcagcagcagctctccagggcagggctgccagcccgCAGCGGGTGAAGGTGAGCCCCAAGCTCTGGAGCAGGGATCTCTCCCAGTCCCAGTGCACCCTGACACTGCCTGAGAGGAAAGGGGCTCGGGACGGGCTGGATATCCTCATAG GGAAGAGAGCCTTCCCCaagctggaggagaaggtggggcagctgGAGAGGGCCTGCCGCATGAAGGGCAGGCTGAAAGCTGGCTCCGAGATGAACCTGCTGGCCATCGGCAAGTCACTGAAGGGCCACATCGCTGCCACCGCCAGCTCGGCTGGCTccgag CAGGGCTCATTCCTCACACCGCTGTTGAAGCGTACAGCGTCGGCAAAGAGCGCCCTGAAGCCATCTCCCTCCCCAGTCATCATTGAGAAGGGAAAagtgctgcagaagagaaag GAGTGGGAGATGAAGTCTGCGATGTGA